The DNA sequence GAGGCAATTGCTGATGCGATGGACTGGGATCTGAACGAACATGCGGTATACGCGCGTGAAGGGCATACTGGAGAGCGTAAAGCGAAAACCATTGGTTTTGCAACGGTTCGTGCTGGCGACATCGTCGGCGAACATACAGCGATGTTCGCCGATATAGGTGAACGTGTAGAGATCACGCACAAGGCTTCCAGCCGAATGACTTTTGCAAAAGGTGCCGTTCGCGCGGCATCGTGGCTGAAAGGGAAGAAATCAGGCCTTTTTGATATGAGAAGCGTGCTAAATTTAGACGAACTTTGAGTTGAGTCAGAAGGTTATTTTATATTACTAATGTAAATAACTGAAAAGGATGCCTTTTATTGCATCCTTTTTTGTTTTTGTATTTTAAATTGGTTTCGGTATTTTTTTATCTGCTGGGTGCTGTTTTAATATCTTTAGTATCATAATTTTCGTTTTCGCTAGCTGTTTTTGACCATTTGGTCCACTTTTTACCTCCTTCCTGATTTTTTCTGAGTCGATTTATTCACGCAACCGGTTTTATCGTCTACATAGTTGTGGTTTTCAGTGCTGACCAGTCTTTTTTAAGCTCAGTGAGGCATAAAAGTAAGAAAAATAGGTGCTCAGGGTAGACAATAAGATGGGCGATCATTAGAATGCGCGCAATTTGCCAAAAATCGAGCAGTCAGGCGGTTTTTGCATTGATTTAAGGGGTCATCCTGAATTAATATGCAAATAATGTGACTGTTTATTCTCTGGAGGACGTTTTGATTAAGTCAGCGCTATTGGTTCTGGAAGACGGAACCCAATTCCACGGTCGGGCCATCGGGGCTTTAGGTTCGGCAGTGGGGGAAGTTGTTTTCAACACTTCAATGACCGGTTATCAAGAAATCCTCACTGATCCTTCCTATTCCCGCCAGATCGTTACTCTTACTTATCCTCATATCGGCAATGTCGGCACCAATACCGCTGACGAAGAATCTTCTCAGGTTCATGCGCAGGGTCTGGTTATTCGCGACCTGCCGCTGATTGCCAGCAACTTCCGTAATGAAGAAGGACTGTCTGCCTACCTGGAGCGCCTGAACATTGTCGCTATTGCCGATATCGATACCCGTAAGCTAACCCGTCTGCTGCGTGAAAAAGGCGCGCAGAACGGCTGCATCATTGCAGGCGACGCGCCTGATGCGGCGCTGGCGCTGCAGAAGGCGAAAGAATTTCCCGGTCTGAAAGGGATGGACCTGGCGAAAGAAGTCACCATTAACGAGAGCTACAGCTGGAAGCAGGGCAGCTGGACGCTGAGCGGACTGCCAACGCCGAAGGACGATGCTGAGCTGCCTTACCACGTGGTGGCATACGACTACGGTGTTAAGCGCAACATCCTGCGGATGCTGGTGGATCGCGGCTGCCGACTGACTGTTGTACCGGCACAGACCTCCGCTGAAGAAGTACTGAAGCTGAATCCGGATGGCATCTTCTTGTCAAATGGTCCTGGCGACCCGGAGCCTTGCGACTACGCTATCAGCGCGATTAAGTCATTCCTGGAAACAGACGTGCCGGTATTCGGCATCTGTCTGGGACACCAGTTACTGGCTCTGGCCAGTGGTGCAAAGACGGTGAAAATGAAGTTGGGTCATCATGGCGGCAACCATCCGGTAAAAGATCATGACAACAACACCGTGATGATTACCGCGCAGAACCACGGTTTCGCGGTAGACAACAGCAACCTGCCTGCAAACCTGCGCGTAACGCATACTTCGCTGTTTGACCACACTGTGCAGGGCATCCATCGTACTGATAAGCCAGCTTTCAGCTTCCAGGGACACCCTGAAGCAAGCCCTGGCCCGCACGATGCCGCACCGCTGTTCGATCACTTTATCGAACTGATCGACGCTTACCGTTCAACCGCGAAATAATCAGGAGCGAGAAAATGCCAAAACGTACCGACATAAAAAGTATCCTGATCCTTGGCGCTGGCCCGATCGTCATCGGCCAGGCCTGCGAATTCGACTACTCTGGCGCGCAAGCCTGTAAAGCGCTGCGCGAAGAGGGCTACCGCGTTATCCTGGTTAACTCCAACCCGGCAACCATCATGACCGACCCGGAGATGGCCGATGCCACTTATATCGAGCCAATTCACTGGGAAGTAGTACGCAAAATCATTGAAAAAGAGCGTCCGGATGCCGTGCTGCCAACCATGGGCGGTCAGACCGCGCTGAACTGTGCGCTGGAGCTGGAGCGTCAGGGCGTGCTGGCCGAATTCGGCGTCACCATGATCGGTGCCACGGCGGATGCCATTGATAAAGCGGAAGACCGTCGTCGCTTTGATGTGGCGATGAAGAAAATCGGCCTCGAAACCGCGCGTTCCGGCATCGCCCATACCATGGACGAAGCGCTGAAGGTAGCGGAAGACGTTGGCTTCCCCTGCATCATTCGTCCTTCCTTCACGATGGGCGGCACCGGTGGCGGTATCGCTTACAATCGCGAAGAGTTTGAAGAGATTTGCGAGCGCGGTCTGGATCTGTCGCCAACCAACGAGCTGCTGATTGATGAATCGCTGATCGGCTGGAAAGAGTATGAAATGGAAGTGGTGCGGGATAAGAACGACAACTGCATCATCGTTTGCTCCATCGAAAACTTCGATGCGATGGGCATTCATACCGGTGACTCCATCACCGTTGCGCCTGCGCAAACCCTGACCGACAAAGAATACCAAATCATGCGTAACGCCTCAATGGCGGTACTGCGTGAAATCGGCGTGGAAACCGGAGGGTCGAACGTACAGTTCTCGGTGAACCCTGAGAACGGCCGCCTGATCATTATTGAAATGAACCCCCGCGTTTCCCGCTCTTCGGCGCTGGCGTCAAAAGCCACCGGCTTCCCGATTGCGAAAATCGCCGCCAAGCTGGCTGTGGGCTACACGCTTGACGAGTTGATGAACGATATTACCGGCGGCCTGACGCCAGCGTCGTTCGAGCCGTCTATCGACTACGTTGTCACCAAGATCCCACGCTTTAACTTCGAAAAATTTGCCGGTGCCAACGACCGTCTGACCACGCAGATGAAGTCAGTGGGCGAAGTGATGGCGATTGGCCGTACGTTGCAGGAATCGATGCAGAAAGCGCTGCGCGGTCTGGAAGTGGGCGCGCACGGTTTCGACCCTAAAGTTGACCTGAACGATCCTGAAGCGATGACCCAGATTCGCCGCGAGCTGAAAGATGCCGGTTGCGACCGTATCTGGTACATCGCTGATGCTTTCCGTGCGGGCATGTCAGTTGATGACGTCTTCGCGCTGACCAATGTTGACCGTTGGTTCCTGGTGCAGATTGAGGAGCTGGTACAGCTGGAGGCGCAGGTGGCTCATGAAGGCGTTAACGGCCTGACGGCAGAATTTCTGCGTACCCTGAAGCGTAAAGGCTTTGCCGATGCACGCCTGTCAGCGCTGGCTGGCGTCGCCGAATCTGAAGTACGTAAGCTGCGTGAACAGTACAACCTGCACCCGGTCTATAAGCGCGTGGATACCTGTGCGGCGGAATTCTCTACCGACACCGCTTACATGTATTCAACTTATGAGGAAGAGTGTGAAGCTAACCAGAACAGCGACCGTGAAAAAATCATGGTGCTGGGCGGCGGGCCAAACCGTATCGGCCAGGGCATTGAGTTTGACTACTGCTGCGTTCATGCGGCGCTGGCGCTGCGTGAAGATGGTTATGAGACCATCATGGTCAACTGTAATCCGGAAACCGTTTCTACCGATTACGATACCTCTGACCGTCTCTACTTTGAACCGGTCACGCTGGAAGACGTGCTTTCAATCGTGCGTATCGAGAAGCCAAAAGGCGTTATCGTCCAGTACGGCGGCCAGACGCCACTGAAGCTGGCGCGTGAGCTGGAAGCCGCTGGCGTGCCGGTGATCGGCACCAGCCCGGATGCGATTGACCGTGCGGAAGACCGTGAGCGTTTCCAGCAGGCGGTCGATCGCCTGGGCCTGAAACAGCCAGAAAACGCCACGGTCACCGCGCTGGAGCAGGCGGTAGAAAAAGCCGCGCATATCGGCTATCCGCTGGTGGTGCGTCCCTCTTACGTGCTGGGCGGCCGGGCGATGGAAATCGTTTACGACGAAATCGACCTGAAGCGCTACTTCCAGACGGCGGTTTCCGTTTCCAATGACGCGCCGGTACTGCTGGACCGTTTCCTGGACGACGCAGTGGAAGTGGACGTCGATGCCATTTGCGACGGCGAACGCGTGCTGATTGGCGGCATCATGGAACATATCGAGCAGGCGGGCGTTCACTCCGGTGACTCGGCTTGTTCACTGCCGGCCTATACGCTGAGCAAAGATATCCAGAATGTAATGCGTCAGCAGGTTGAGAAACTGGCCTTTGAGCTCTGCGTTCGTGGCCTGATGAACGTCCAGTTTGCGGTGAAGGATAACGAAGTTTACCTGATTGAGGTAAACCCGCGTGCCGCACGCACCGTGCCGTTCGTGTCCAAAGCGACCGGCGTGCCGCTGGCGAAGGTTGCCGCTCGCGTGATGGCAGGCAAAACGCTGGCAGAGCAGGGGGTGACGGAAGAAGTGATCCCACCGTATTACTCGGTGAAAGAAGTCGTGCTGCCGTTCAACAAGTTCCAGGGCGTTGACCCGATCCTCGGCCCGGAAATGCGTTCTACCGGTGAAGTAATGGGCGTGGGCCGCACTTTTGCAGAAGCCTTCTCCAAAGCGATGCTCGGCGCGCAAAGCAACATGAAGAAAAGCGGTCGTGCGCTGCTGTCAGTTCGCGATGGCGATAAAAAACGCATTGTGGATTTGGCGGCAAAGCTGCAAAAACTTGGCTTCGAGCTGGATGCGACTCACGGGACGGCTGTGGTGCTGGGTGAGGCGGGTATCAATCCGCGCCTGGTGAACAAGGTGCATGAAGGCCGCCCGCACATTCAGGATCGCCTGAAGAACGGGGAATATGCCTACATTGTTAACACCACGGCTGGCCGTCAGGCAATTGAAGATTCCAAGCTGATCCGCCGCAGTGCGCTGCAATATAAAGTACACTACGACACCACGCTGAACGGCGGTTTTGC is a window from the Pantoea sp. CCBC3-3-1 genome containing:
- the carB gene encoding carbamoyl-phosphate synthase large subunit; the protein is MPKRTDIKSILILGAGPIVIGQACEFDYSGAQACKALREEGYRVILVNSNPATIMTDPEMADATYIEPIHWEVVRKIIEKERPDAVLPTMGGQTALNCALELERQGVLAEFGVTMIGATADAIDKAEDRRRFDVAMKKIGLETARSGIAHTMDEALKVAEDVGFPCIIRPSFTMGGTGGGIAYNREEFEEICERGLDLSPTNELLIDESLIGWKEYEMEVVRDKNDNCIIVCSIENFDAMGIHTGDSITVAPAQTLTDKEYQIMRNASMAVLREIGVETGGSNVQFSVNPENGRLIIIEMNPRVSRSSALASKATGFPIAKIAAKLAVGYTLDELMNDITGGLTPASFEPSIDYVVTKIPRFNFEKFAGANDRLTTQMKSVGEVMAIGRTLQESMQKALRGLEVGAHGFDPKVDLNDPEAMTQIRRELKDAGCDRIWYIADAFRAGMSVDDVFALTNVDRWFLVQIEELVQLEAQVAHEGVNGLTAEFLRTLKRKGFADARLSALAGVAESEVRKLREQYNLHPVYKRVDTCAAEFSTDTAYMYSTYEEECEANQNSDREKIMVLGGGPNRIGQGIEFDYCCVHAALALREDGYETIMVNCNPETVSTDYDTSDRLYFEPVTLEDVLSIVRIEKPKGVIVQYGGQTPLKLARELEAAGVPVIGTSPDAIDRAEDRERFQQAVDRLGLKQPENATVTALEQAVEKAAHIGYPLVVRPSYVLGGRAMEIVYDEIDLKRYFQTAVSVSNDAPVLLDRFLDDAVEVDVDAICDGERVLIGGIMEHIEQAGVHSGDSACSLPAYTLSKDIQNVMRQQVEKLAFELCVRGLMNVQFAVKDNEVYLIEVNPRAARTVPFVSKATGVPLAKVAARVMAGKTLAEQGVTEEVIPPYYSVKEVVLPFNKFQGVDPILGPEMRSTGEVMGVGRTFAEAFSKAMLGAQSNMKKSGRALLSVRDGDKKRIVDLAAKLQKLGFELDATHGTAVVLGEAGINPRLVNKVHEGRPHIQDRLKNGEYAYIVNTTAGRQAIEDSKLIRRSALQYKVHYDTTLNGGFATAMSLNADPTEQVISVQEMHAQING
- the carA gene encoding glutamine-hydrolyzing carbamoyl-phosphate synthase small subunit — protein: MIKSALLVLEDGTQFHGRAIGALGSAVGEVVFNTSMTGYQEILTDPSYSRQIVTLTYPHIGNVGTNTADEESSQVHAQGLVIRDLPLIASNFRNEEGLSAYLERLNIVAIADIDTRKLTRLLREKGAQNGCIIAGDAPDAALALQKAKEFPGLKGMDLAKEVTINESYSWKQGSWTLSGLPTPKDDAELPYHVVAYDYGVKRNILRMLVDRGCRLTVVPAQTSAEEVLKLNPDGIFLSNGPGDPEPCDYAISAIKSFLETDVPVFGICLGHQLLALASGAKTVKMKLGHHGGNHPVKDHDNNTVMITAQNHGFAVDNSNLPANLRVTHTSLFDHTVQGIHRTDKPAFSFQGHPEASPGPHDAAPLFDHFIELIDAYRSTAK